A segment of the Vibrio sp. 16 genome:
AACTATTGTCAATTGAATTGGGTGATCGAATGAACAAAACGTGGAAGCTAATTATTCCAGTTATGCTTAGTGGCGGTTTAATGGCGTGTACAACAACGGGGCAGACGCCAGTTGAGCCAGAACAAAAACCACAAATTGAAGAGCCTAAAGTCCAAGAGCCAAAGGTCGAAGAAAAAGAAGTGGTCAAAGAAACCAAACCTGCGGAAAAACCAAAACAACCTGAGGTTGTCCTAAAAGCGAAAAAAACTTCAGATGGCAAGCTGATTCTCGGTGAGAAGGAATGGGTTTATGTACCTGGGTTAGAGCAAAACTTTAGAGCTCGTATCGACACAGGCGCGACCACCTCATCGATCAGTGCTGTCGATATCGAACCTTTTGAACGAGATGGAAAAGATTGGGTTAAGTTCAAAATTGAACACGAAGGGCATAAGAGTAAAGAAATCGCACTGCCTGTTCAGCGTTGGGTGAAAATTCGTCAATCGAGTGCCGATGGCACGCAAGAGCGCGCGGTCGTTGATGCATGGATTCAAATTGGTGATCTTAAAGAGAAAACAGAGTTCACTTTGGCTGATCGTACTCATCTTACATTCCCACTGCTATTGGGGCGTAGCTTCTTCAAAGACGTCGCAGTCGTGGACGTAAGCCAGCAATATGTCCAAGACAAACACAAGTAATCAATAACCAACGAAAAACCGGCAACTGAAAAGAAGCCGGTTTTTTTGTGCTGCAAAACCATAAATGTGAATTAGTTCATAAGCAAGAACACACACATTGCGATATCATCCACGCCAATCAACAGTGATCCCAATACAAACGGACTGGCGGCGACGCCAGTTTTTTATATGGAATGGAAGGAGTCAG
Coding sequences within it:
- a CDS encoding ATP-dependent zinc protease; this translates as MNKTWKLIIPVMLSGGLMACTTTGQTPVEPEQKPQIEEPKVQEPKVEEKEVVKETKPAEKPKQPEVVLKAKKTSDGKLILGEKEWVYVPGLEQNFRARIDTGATTSSISAVDIEPFERDGKDWVKFKIEHEGHKSKEIALPVQRWVKIRQSSADGTQERAVVDAWIQIGDLKEKTEFTLADRTHLTFPLLLGRSFFKDVAVVDVSQQYVQDKHK